One Candidatus Sulfurimonas baltica DNA segment encodes these proteins:
- the purD gene encoding phosphoribosylamine--glycine ligase yields MKILILGNGGREYSIARAIRNEAEAHEIFFQPGNGATSSLGTNLDIKDYNELAIFAKENGIDLTIVGPEAPLVDGVVDIFKANGLVIFGPSKEAAQLEGSKVYMKNFLAKYNIPTARYIETASIEDAFKFTETLTAPIVVKADGLCGGKGVIIAQSHDEAKIAISEMLSGKSFGDAGLKVIVEEFLDGYELSMFAVCDGDDYILLPAAQDHKRLLDNDEGPNTGGMGAYAPTPLVDEELYQKVRDRVIRPTLDGMKKEGAPFEGVLFIGIMVVNGEPITLEFNVRFGDPECEILMPLMTSSVSDMFYKAATKRLGEIKVEFSKQYAVGVVMASGNYPYKSSLPAEIIVDNAHHEEIEKYTHISYAGVSMIDGKLYADGGRVLVCVGVGDSIREARDRAYLRCGQVHFAGKKLRTDIAYQAL; encoded by the coding sequence ATGAAGATTTTAATATTAGGCAATGGTGGTAGAGAATACTCTATAGCCCGTGCAATTAGAAATGAAGCTGAAGCTCATGAGATATTTTTTCAACCTGGAAATGGCGCAACGAGCAGCTTGGGGACAAACTTAGATATTAAAGATTACAATGAACTTGCTATATTTGCAAAAGAGAATGGTATTGATTTAACAATAGTTGGCCCTGAAGCTCCCCTTGTTGATGGCGTTGTTGATATTTTTAAAGCAAATGGACTTGTTATCTTTGGACCAAGCAAAGAGGCCGCTCAGCTAGAGGGTTCAAAAGTTTATATGAAAAACTTTTTGGCGAAGTACAATATCCCCACTGCCCGTTATATTGAAACTGCTTCTATTGAGGATGCTTTTAAATTTACCGAGACTCTGACTGCTCCAATTGTTGTAAAAGCTGACGGACTATGTGGAGGTAAAGGTGTAATCATCGCACAAAGTCATGATGAAGCAAAAATAGCAATTTCCGAGATGTTAAGCGGAAAAAGTTTTGGTGATGCCGGACTCAAAGTTATTGTTGAAGAATTTTTGGATGGCTATGAGCTTTCGATGTTTGCAGTTTGTGATGGAGATGATTATATTCTGCTTCCAGCAGCACAAGACCATAAAAGACTTTTAGATAATGACGAAGGACCAAACACGGGAGGAATGGGTGCATATGCCCCAACACCTTTAGTGGATGAAGAGCTATACCAAAAAGTAAGAGATAGAGTAATCCGTCCAACGCTTGATGGGATGAAAAAAGAGGGTGCACCTTTTGAAGGTGTACTTTTTATCGGAATAATGGTTGTAAACGGAGAGCCCATTACACTGGAATTTAACGTTCGCTTTGGTGACCCAGAGTGTGAGATACTTATGCCCCTTATGACATCAAGCGTGAGCGACATGTTCTATAAAGCTGCAACAAAAAGACTTGGCGAGATAAAAGTAGAGTTCTCAAAGCAGTATGCTGTTGGCGTAGTAATGGCAAGCGGAAATTATCCATATAAAAGCTCACTTCCAGCAGAGATAATTGTAGACAATGCTCACCATGAAGAGATTGAAAAATATACTCATATCTCATATGCCGGTGTAAGCATGATTGACGGGAAGCTTTATGCAGACGGAGGAAGAGTTCTGGTCTGTGTAGGGGTCGGGGATAGTATTAGAGAGGCAAGAGACAGGGCATACCTAAGATGTGGTCAAGTCCATTTTGCAGGTAAAAAACTAAGAACAGACATAGCTTACCAAGCTCTTTAG
- a CDS encoding phosphoribosyltransferase, with protein sequence MKKYKHILKNREDAARKLMDVIPMQKLKDEKWKLIAVSRGGLDLAHYLRKKYSNSIDFLFSEAIMAPNNYECEIARVSEREEIVINENLVSAFGIQYDYIYGEAQRKHEEKILSYVYQYRKGKHFSSVKNKIVLLVDEGSETGLKFMTALKTILAQKPKAVYIAVPVIPSDVLELLEPFADDIFFLHSIDDYVETSLYYEELEKIDEEKIEKLLGEKNEI encoded by the coding sequence ATGAAAAAATATAAACATATACTTAAAAATCGCGAAGATGCTGCACGTAAACTTATGGACGTTATCCCTATGCAAAAACTTAAGGATGAAAAATGGAAGTTGATTGCTGTTTCAAGGGGTGGTTTGGATCTTGCTCACTACTTAAGAAAAAAATATTCCAACAGCATTGATTTTTTATTTTCAGAAGCAATAATGGCACCAAATAACTATGAGTGTGAAATAGCTAGAGTAAGTGAAAGAGAAGAGATTGTTATAAATGAAAACCTTGTCTCTGCCTTTGGGATTCAGTATGACTACATATATGGTGAAGCTCAAAGAAAGCATGAAGAGAAAATATTGAGTTATGTTTATCAGTACAGAAAAGGCAAGCACTTCTCCTCTGTAAAAAATAAAATAGTTTTATTGGTAGATGAGGGAAGTGAAACTGGGCTTAAATTTATGACAGCATTAAAAACAATTCTTGCACAAAAGCCAAAAGCTGTTTATATTGCAGTTCCAGTTATACCAAGCGATGTTCTGGAACTTCTCGAACCATTCGCAGACGATATATTTTTTCTTCATAGTATAGATGATTATGTAGAAACATCACTATATTATGAAGAATTAGAAAAGATAGATGAAGAAAAAATTGAGAAATTATTAGGAGAAAAGAATGAAATATGA
- a CDS encoding sensor histidine kinase: protein MSEFRRYGILFIFSILFYVPTSLFINHVYSISLEKYIEHERVSKKNIFDLLNVKHPENYKGMENLLIEMQEILKDKYMLVYFEKNSPNIFDSDILGVLNDKIDKKQQIEISNKIKDKDIFVDKVNIDKLWYFLTFIKMNNTQRYIVSLSISNEVVDLEKNKQISHIMLLVVLLTMLILLNVALKHTQKIKKLNKTLSENLERLQTVLDAVPLPIFVKNKQNVYIECNNAYAGLTNADKNEIVNKKTDDILPEYLANVHAKKDLELLSCDNIHYKEIYNSRGNKTVIYEFFKTVIKKDGKYNGYICAMVNVTRHEEQEAYLERRVGELVPLLNNEVIKNMTLAKEHEEARMRDVKFSVIGQLSAGITHEINTPLTYIKGNVEMMKMDLEDLEDSTAKKNLLEDFVHVSSGVAKIATIIESMREMSQHTKESSEVVNIYNTIAVSLVMAYNRSKYISKIYLNKKEFNLSFNMKEFVFLSNVQEQRIEQVWVVMVNNALDELQKKESYDDRELFIDCKEEDENIIVTFKDNAGGIDAEILNNIFEPFVSSKPQGGMGIGLSIAKKIVLDQKGDIDAYNDKDGAIFKITLPKA from the coding sequence ATGAGTGAATTTAGAAGATATGGCATACTTTTTATATTCTCAATACTCTTTTATGTTCCAACCTCGCTTTTTATCAATCATGTATACAGCATAAGTCTTGAAAAGTATATTGAACACGAAAGAGTCTCAAAAAAAAATATATTTGATCTTTTAAATGTTAAACATCCTGAAAATTACAAGGGCATGGAGAACCTTTTAATAGAGATGCAAGAGATATTAAAAGATAAATATATGTTAGTATATTTTGAAAAAAACTCCCCAAATATTTTTGACTCAGATATTCTTGGCGTGCTTAACGATAAAATAGACAAAAAACAGCAAATAGAAATCTCAAACAAAATTAAAGACAAAGATATTTTTGTAGATAAAGTGAACATAGACAAACTATGGTACTTTTTGACATTTATAAAAATGAATAATACTCAAAGATATATAGTTTCATTGTCAATCTCCAATGAGGTAGTTGATTTGGAAAAAAATAAACAAATTTCACATATTATGCTTCTTGTTGTACTGTTAACAATGTTGATTTTACTCAATGTAGCGCTAAAACATACACAAAAAATCAAAAAATTAAATAAGACATTAAGTGAAAATTTGGAGCGATTGCAAACAGTTTTAGATGCTGTTCCTTTACCTATATTTGTAAAAAACAAACAAAATGTATATATTGAGTGCAACAATGCCTATGCGGGACTTACTAATGCAGATAAAAATGAAATAGTCAACAAGAAAACAGATGATATCTTACCGGAGTATTTAGCAAATGTTCACGCAAAAAAAGATTTGGAGCTTTTAAGCTGTGACAATATTCATTATAAAGAGATATATAATTCAAGAGGTAACAAAACGGTTATATATGAATTTTTTAAAACAGTTATAAAAAAAGATGGAAAATATAATGGCTACATTTGTGCCATGGTTAATGTAACAAGGCACGAAGAGCAAGAGGCATACCTGGAGCGAAGAGTTGGCGAACTCGTCCCTCTTCTCAACAATGAGGTTATAAAAAATATGACTTTGGCAAAAGAGCATGAAGAAGCAAGAATGAGAGATGTTAAGTTCAGTGTTATTGGGCAGCTCTCAGCGGGAATAACACATGAGATAAATACCCCTTTAACTTATATTAAGGGCAATGTTGAGATGATGAAAATGGATTTAGAAGATCTCGAAGATTCAACCGCAAAGAAAAACCTTTTGGAAGATTTTGTACATGTAAGCAGCGGAGTAGCAAAAATTGCAACAATAATTGAATCCATGAGAGAAATGTCTCAACATACAAAGGAGAGTTCTGAGGTTGTAAATATTTATAATACGATTGCGGTATCTTTGGTAATGGCCTATAATCGCTCAAAATATATAAGTAAAATATATTTAAATAAAAAAGAGTTTAATCTTAGTTTTAATATGAAAGAGTTTGTGTTTTTATCCAATGTCCAAGAGCAGAGAATAGAGCAGGTTTGGGTTGTTATGGTAAATAATGCGCTTGATGAACTGCAGAAAAAAGAGTCTTACGATGATAGAGAGCTCTTTATAGATTGTAAAGAAGAAGATGAAAATATTATTGTAACTTTTAAAGATAACGCTGGTGGCATTGATGCAGAAATTTTAAATAATATTTTTGAGCCGTTTGTCTCAAGCAAACCTCAAGGTGGAATGGGAATAGGTTTAAGCATAGCCAAGAAAATTGTGCTTGACCAAAAAGGAGATATAGATGCTTACAATGATAAAGATGGAGCAATATTCAAAATAACTCTTCCAAAAGCCTAA
- a CDS encoding F0F1 ATP synthase subunit C, translating into MKKVLFLMVALATAAFAADGDVANQTLKAYSMIAAGLGLGLAALGGAIGMGHTAAATIAGTARNPGLGAKLMTTMFIALAMIEAQVIYALVIALIALYANPYLG; encoded by the coding sequence ATGAAAAAAGTTCTATTTTTAATGGTAGCATTAGCTACTGCTGCATTCGCTGCTGATGGAGATGTTGCAAATCAAACTCTTAAAGCTTACTCAATGATCGCTGCTGGTCTTGGTCTTGGTCTTGCTGCTCTTGGTGGAGCTATCGGTATGGGTCATACTGCTGCTGCAACAATCGCTGGTACTGCACGTAACCCAGGTTTAGGTGCTAAACTAATGACTACAATGTTCATCGCTCTTGCAATGATTGAAGCACAAGTTATCTATGCACTTGTAATCGCACTTATCGCTTTATATGCGAACCCATATTTAGGTTAA
- a CDS encoding polyribonucleotide nucleotidyltransferase — MKYDVNVELLNTEQEYNFSDIAKQANGSAWLKSGNSVILATVVIDETEIVKDDFLPLTVQYIEKTYAAGKIPGGFFKRETKPSDFETLTSRIVDRSLRPLFPKGFGHPTQITILVFSVDKESDLQALALNAASAALYVSDIDINTSVSAVRAAKIDGKIVLNPTLQQLRNSTLDLYLSGTKDDILMIEMRTIGSEKFDNTLIVDPLMDPTMSAPILSTHTSNAISEDELIKVFEQTQKLLFENNAKFENSFRAFKKETLAIEYKAHVINEEMVSFVRDNHLSDIKDAMNQMAKSERSTALRQLRKRIIKNNIEWEEVQLKDAIEKVKKEQVRAQILNERVRADGRALTEVRPISISTNILPSAHSSCLFTRGQTQTLVVLTMGGPKDAQMFEALTDEGTQNENFMVHYNFPGFSVGEASPIMGTKRRELGHGNLAKRALEPIVNLDGQTVRLVSEVLESNGSSSMATVCGGYLALRAADIETSEVVAGIAMGMVSQGDKYAILSDIMGLEDHDGDMDFKVTGSKDGITAMQMDIKLGGISLDVLKEALFQAKEGRAHIIDIMIEAEDKIEFNDGVLPSTDFFHIDPSFIGEIIGQAGKTIREMIEKFEVAIDIDKKDGKVKITGKNKIGVAGARDHINGIVNAPKVEKVKYEVGEKYEGIVKKIVDFGAFIELPDGTDGLLHISKVSDQRVEKVSDVLSEGEKITVEILEFKGNKISLGRA; from the coding sequence ATGAAATATGATGTTAACGTAGAGCTTTTAAATACAGAGCAAGAGTACAATTTTAGTGATATAGCCAAGCAGGCAAATGGTTCTGCATGGTTGAAGAGTGGTAATAGTGTAATACTTGCTACTGTTGTGATTGATGAGACAGAGATAGTTAAGGATGATTTTTTACCATTAACTGTTCAGTATATTGAAAAAACATATGCTGCCGGCAAAATTCCAGGTGGATTTTTTAAACGTGAGACTAAGCCAAGTGATTTTGAAACACTCACTTCTCGTATAGTTGATCGCTCTCTTCGCCCACTATTTCCAAAAGGCTTCGGACATCCTACGCAGATAACTATCTTAGTGTTCAGTGTTGACAAAGAGTCTGATTTGCAAGCCCTTGCACTTAATGCTGCCTCAGCTGCACTTTATGTAAGTGATATAGATATAAACACTTCAGTATCAGCAGTTCGTGCTGCTAAAATTGATGGAAAAATAGTTCTAAATCCAACTCTTCAACAGCTTAGAAATTCTACACTAGACCTTTACCTATCCGGGACAAAAGATGATATTCTTATGATTGAGATGAGAACAATAGGCTCTGAAAAGTTTGATAACACTTTAATTGTTGACCCGCTTATGGACCCAACAATGAGCGCTCCTATTTTATCAACTCATACTTCAAATGCAATAAGTGAAGATGAACTTATTAAGGTGTTTGAGCAAACACAAAAACTTCTTTTTGAGAATAATGCCAAGTTTGAAAACTCTTTTAGAGCCTTTAAAAAAGAGACTTTAGCTATTGAATATAAAGCACATGTAATAAATGAAGAGATGGTTTCATTTGTAAGAGACAATCACTTGTCAGATATAAAAGACGCGATGAACCAAATGGCAAAATCAGAACGCTCAACTGCTCTGAGACAACTTAGAAAAAGAATAATAAAAAATAATATTGAGTGGGAAGAAGTACAGCTAAAAGATGCAATAGAAAAAGTAAAAAAAGAGCAAGTTAGAGCTCAGATTTTAAACGAGAGAGTTCGTGCAGACGGAAGAGCTTTAACTGAAGTTAGACCTATATCAATTAGCACAAACATACTCCCTTCTGCTCACTCATCATGCCTATTCACACGTGGTCAGACACAAACATTAGTAGTTCTTACAATGGGTGGACCTAAAGATGCACAAATGTTTGAGGCTCTGACAGATGAGGGAACTCAAAATGAAAACTTTATGGTTCACTATAATTTTCCTGGTTTTAGCGTTGGTGAGGCATCTCCTATTATGGGAACAAAAAGAAGAGAACTAGGACATGGAAATTTAGCTAAAAGAGCACTTGAACCTATCGTAAATCTTGATGGACAAACAGTTCGTTTAGTCTCAGAAGTACTCGAGTCAAATGGTTCTTCTTCAATGGCGACAGTTTGTGGTGGTTATCTGGCATTGCGTGCTGCTGATATAGAGACTAGTGAAGTAGTAGCCGGAATTGCTATGGGTATGGTTTCCCAAGGTGACAAATATGCTATTCTCTCAGATATAATGGGTTTAGAAGATCATGATGGTGATATGGACTTTAAAGTTACTGGTTCAAAAGATGGAATCACTGCGATGCAGATGGATATTAAACTCGGCGGAATTAGTTTAGATGTTTTAAAAGAAGCACTTTTTCAAGCGAAAGAGGGAAGAGCTCATATTATAGACATAATGATTGAAGCTGAAGATAAAATCGAGTTTAATGATGGTGTTCTTCCAAGTACGGACTTTTTTCATATAGACCCTAGCTTTATAGGAGAGATTATTGGTCAAGCAGGTAAAACTATTCGTGAAATGATAGAGAAGTTTGAAGTAGCAATTGATATAGATAAAAAAGATGGAAAAGTTAAGATTACAGGAAAAAATAAAATAGGTGTTGCTGGAGCTAGAGATCATATAAATGGGATAGTGAATGCACCTAAGGTTGAGAAAGTCAAATATGAAGTTGGTGAAAAATACGAGGGAATTGTAAAAAAAATAGTTGATTTTGGTGCATTTATAGAGCTCCCAGATGGAACTGACGGACTTTTACATATTTCAAAAGTATCAGATCAAAGAGTAGAAAAAGTATCAGATGTCTTAAGTGAAGGTGAAAAAATCACAGTAGAGATATTGGAATTTAAAGGGAATAAAATTTCTTTAGGCCGTGCGTAA
- a CDS encoding RDD family protein — MNNDIQDILHREDITLATFKKRALAFFIDEMLLSFLLIIALGDSFFEAKTMEEMIIVTNTFVLEYMAMKVFYQAFFVTQYGATLGKIAMKIRVIEIKTLQAPNVISALNRAIVRVISEMFFYLGFVWGMMDPSRQTWHDKTAKTLVVNA, encoded by the coding sequence GTGAATAACGACATTCAGGATATACTTCACCGAGAAGATATAACTCTTGCAACATTTAAAAAAAGAGCATTGGCTTTTTTTATAGACGAGATGCTGCTCTCTTTTTTACTTATTATAGCTCTGGGCGACTCTTTTTTTGAAGCTAAAACAATGGAAGAGATGATAATAGTGACAAATACTTTTGTTTTGGAATATATGGCCATGAAAGTTTTTTATCAGGCTTTTTTTGTGACACAGTATGGGGCAACTTTAGGTAAGATTGCTATGAAAATAAGAGTAATAGAAATAAAAACACTTCAAGCTCCAAATGTAATAAGCGCTCTTAACCGTGCTATAGTTAGGGTGATTAGCGAAATGTTTTTTTATCTGGGATTTGTTTGGGGGATGATGGACCCTTCCCGTCAAACTTGGCATGATAAAACTGCTAAGACTTTGGTTGTAAATGCTTAA
- a CDS encoding LPS-assembly protein LptD — protein MLKILILFILFIPYLNGDDKVEVYATKMDTKDNVVKAYGEVIVIYKESHLTAQRAVYDRNSGELELFGNIRATQGSDIKLLGDYAKLNIANKERTFKPFYMSEQTSNVWISGAKSYAKDDEIEITSGVTSGCDPDNPLWKMEFTSSEYNTNTMWLSLYNARLYIYDIPVFYTPYFGYSLDTTRRTGVLPPMFGYSNNEGFYYEQALFIAEQNWWDLELKPQIRNQRGSGIYSTFRFVDSRVSKGSLVVGYFKEKGDYFLENDLANETHYGFNFNYVNTDVINQWFSANLKGQSGIHVDINDMNDVEYINLSTSDSTLTSTATQVISRINIFYNNDTDYFGAYFKYYKDLTKESNEKTIQNLPSLQYHSYLSTLFKDHLLYNLDIKTNNYSRAVGKSATQTDINIPVTFQTSLFDEHVNVSYKSYIYAQYTGFKGNEELPTANVYNDGLYARNSHSLSISSQLARAYDKLTHVVDFGSQYIVGGSETRDGYYNEQKDYCSQNIHKNEDICEFYNISDIEENLNLFFSQYLYSDDGQQIVYHRLSQNISYEDANGGIGELENELDYKITDSIDYYNNMFYNYNERDISKNFNKISFNGNGFNIALSHMYKNSFLPGADKTSYMTSSLKYDYNKHYAYNFRYDYDLEEGYKKSMELGFLYKKRCWDFGLRYVENNRPILDQNGVSGSIYDRYIYFTIALKPIMSSNNKSSEFVYRIPDDSEGN, from the coding sequence ATGCTTAAAATCCTCATTTTATTTATACTTTTTATCCCTTACCTAAACGGTGATGATAAAGTTGAAGTATATGCTACTAAAATGGACACCAAGGATAATGTTGTAAAGGCTTACGGAGAGGTTATAGTAATTTATAAAGAGTCTCATTTAACTGCTCAAAGAGCCGTCTATGACAGAAATAGCGGTGAGTTGGAGTTATTTGGAAATATTCGTGCAACACAAGGAAGTGACATAAAGTTGCTAGGAGATTATGCAAAGTTAAATATAGCAAACAAAGAGAGAACTTTTAAGCCGTTTTATATGTCAGAACAAACATCAAATGTCTGGATTAGCGGAGCTAAGAGTTATGCAAAAGATGATGAAATAGAGATTACCTCCGGTGTGACGAGTGGCTGCGACCCAGACAATCCACTCTGGAAAATGGAGTTTACATCATCTGAATACAATACAAACACAATGTGGCTAAGTCTCTATAATGCGAGACTATATATCTATGATATTCCGGTTTTTTACACCCCATACTTTGGATATTCACTAGATACAACCAGAAGAACAGGAGTTTTACCTCCAATGTTCGGATATTCAAATAATGAAGGGTTCTACTATGAGCAGGCACTTTTTATTGCCGAGCAAAATTGGTGGGATTTAGAGTTGAAACCTCAGATTAGAAATCAGCGTGGCTCAGGCATATACTCTACATTCAGGTTTGTTGACAGTAGAGTCTCTAAAGGAAGTTTGGTAGTCGGTTATTTTAAAGAGAAAGGTGATTATTTTCTTGAAAATGATTTGGCAAATGAGACTCATTATGGGTTTAATTTTAATTATGTCAACACTGATGTTATAAATCAGTGGTTCTCGGCTAATTTAAAAGGTCAGTCTGGAATACATGTCGATATAAATGATATGAACGACGTAGAATATATAAATTTATCTACAAGTGACAGTACATTAACTTCAACTGCAACGCAGGTTATTTCAAGAATCAATATATTTTACAATAATGATACAGACTATTTTGGTGCATATTTCAAGTACTATAAAGATTTAACAAAAGAGAGTAACGAAAAGACTATTCAAAACCTTCCGTCACTGCAGTATCACAGTTATTTAAGCACACTTTTTAAAGATCATCTTTTATATAATCTTGACATTAAAACAAATAACTACTCTAGAGCAGTTGGTAAAAGTGCAACTCAAACAGATATAAATATACCTGTAACATTTCAGACATCACTCTTTGATGAACATGTAAATGTTTCATATAAGTCATATATTTATGCACAATATACTGGATTTAAGGGGAATGAGGAGCTTCCAACTGCTAATGTGTACAATGACGGCTTGTATGCAAGAAATTCACACTCACTCTCTATCTCTTCTCAGCTTGCTCGTGCTTATGATAAATTAACTCATGTAGTGGATTTTGGTTCTCAGTATATTGTCGGTGGGTCTGAGACAAGAGACGGTTACTATAATGAGCAAAAAGATTACTGTTCTCAAAATATTCATAAAAACGAAGATATTTGTGAATTTTATAATATTTCAGACATAGAAGAGAATTTAAATCTCTTTTTCTCGCAGTATCTTTATTCAGATGACGGTCAGCAGATTGTATATCATAGATTATCACAAAATATTTCATATGAGGATGCTAATGGCGGGATTGGAGAGCTTGAAAATGAACTAGATTATAAGATTACTGATAGCATTGATTATTACAACAATATGTTTTATAACTATAACGAGAGAGATATTTCTAAAAACTTTAATAAAATATCTTTTAATGGCAATGGTTTCAATATAGCGCTGTCTCACATGTATAAAAATAGTTTTTTGCCAGGAGCTGATAAGACAAGTTACATGACTTCAAGTTTGAAATATGATTATAATAAGCACTACGCTTATAATTTTAGATATGATTATGACCTAGAAGAAGGTTATAAAAAGAGTATGGAGCTTGGCTTCTTGTATAAGAAAAGATGTTGGGACTTTGGACTTAGATATGTTGAAAACAACAGACCTATACTTGACCAAAACGGAGTGTCAGGGTCAATATATGACAGATATATTTATTTTACTATAGCACTTAAACCAATAATGTCATCAAATAATAAATCATCTGAGTTTGTTTATAGAATACCAGATGATTCAGAAGGGAATTGA
- a CDS encoding sensor domain-containing diguanylate cyclase gives MSIKNKILLFITFILSIFSFALLTIIEVQQEEDMKILQTEYLKNTKNLYEKINKKYENFYSDKILFNSNFFYVKEAIKSRDKQLLYKLSSDTFIRLQKENPNLVIMNFHLPDNTLLLKMNQPHETYMYKNRSLLEKVHKSKEAAAGFYKDEDYLAYRIMQPIFYSEEYIGVLELGINIDYVLKDMKHYSNIEGVMFIENKLTYKTIENIEILDNIFEFSDIIKTRSSVYLSYFFSIKNSENISVANIHFFKNITKEANKFKKDEQIISTLLAGMVFLTLLVVSFGLKRSLKNLQESYDDFSEHKDMVDDNIIIVETSSDGTIVGVSNRFCEISGYKEKELISKPFEMIMDSEISEQTNKSIKESLQKDGEWSGDLKNRTKDGKIYWLSSKIESKIKDKKLICFNHIMHDVTYKKLNEDLLLGDELTNMYNRRYFNDLFPRTAKGIKRNGGCFNLIVLDIDDFKNYNDIYGHDNGDKAIVDISNVVIKSFRRPDDFCFRLGGAEFGIIFKTANEDEGYLYTQVLRKNIEMIRIKHEGNVIYKVLTASFGLVSVMSDNIGDEKEIYKLAYEHLYRAKEDGRNKVIRKLV, from the coding sequence ATGAGTATAAAAAATAAAATCCTTCTATTTATAACTTTTATTCTTTCAATATTTTCTTTTGCTCTGTTAACTATTATCGAGGTGCAACAAGAAGAAGATATGAAAATACTTCAAACAGAGTATTTAAAAAATACAAAAAATTTATATGAAAAAATTAATAAAAAATACGAAAATTTTTACTCTGATAAAATTTTATTTAACTCCAACTTTTTTTATGTGAAAGAAGCAATTAAAAGTAGAGATAAACAGCTTTTATATAAACTTTCATCTGACACATTCATAAGACTTCAAAAAGAGAATCCAAATCTAGTTATTATGAATTTTCACCTTCCGGACAATACTTTGTTGTTGAAAATGAATCAACCTCATGAGACATATATGTACAAAAATAGAAGTCTTTTGGAAAAAGTACATAAAAGTAAAGAGGCGGCTGCAGGATTTTACAAAGATGAAGATTATTTGGCATATAGAATTATGCAACCTATATTTTATTCTGAAGAGTATATTGGAGTTTTGGAATTGGGTATTAATATAGATTATGTTTTAAAAGATATGAAACATTATTCAAATATAGAAGGTGTTATGTTTATTGAAAATAAGTTAACATATAAAACTATTGAAAACATTGAAATCCTTGATAATATATTTGAGTTTAGTGATATCATAAAAACAAGAAGCAGTGTCTATTTAAGCTACTTTTTTAGTATAAAAAACAGTGAAAATATATCTGTAGCAAATATTCATTTTTTCAAAAATATAACAAAAGAGGCAAATAAGTTTAAAAAAGATGAACAAATTATATCTACGCTTTTAGCTGGAATGGTTTTTTTAACATTGCTTGTTGTCAGTTTTGGACTTAAAAGAAGCCTGAAAAATTTGCAAGAGAGTTACGATGATTTTAGTGAACATAAAGATATGGTGGATGATAACATAATTATTGTCGAGACCTCGTCAGATGGTACTATTGTAGGAGTTAGTAACAGATTCTGTGAAATAAGTGGATATAAAGAGAAGGAATTGATTAGCAAACCATTTGAGATGATAATGGATTCTGAGATATCAGAACAAACAAACAAGAGTATTAAAGAAAGCTTACAAAAAGATGGAGAGTGGAGCGGTGATTTAAAAAACAGAACTAAAGATGGAAAAATATATTGGCTTAGTAGTAAAATAGAGTCAAAAATAAAAGATAAAAAATTAATATGCTTCAATCATATTATGCATGATGTCACATATAAAAAACTAAATGAAGATCTTCTTCTTGGTGATGAATTAACCAACATGTACAACAGAAGATATTTTAATGATCTTTTTCCAAGAACAGCCAAGGGTATAAAAAGAAATGGTGGTTGTTTTAATCTTATAGTCTTAGATATAGATGATTTTAAAAATTATAACGATATTTATGGGCACGATAATGGTGATAAGGCTATTGTAGATATATCAAATGTTGTAATAAAATCTTTTAGACGTCCTGACGATTTCTGCTTTAGACTTGGCGGAGCAGAATTCGGTATTATATTTAAAACAGCTAATGAGGACGAGGGGTATCTATATACACAAGTTCTAAGAAAAAATATAGAGATGATTCGTATTAAACATGAGGGAAATGTAATATACAAAGTTCTAACTGCATCATTTGGCCTGGTTTCTGTTATGAGTGATAATATAGGCGATGAAAAAGAGATTTATAAATTGGCGTACGAGCATCTTTATAGAGCAAAAGAAGATGGTAGAAATAAAGTTATTCGTAAGCTTGTATAG